In Aquimarina sp. TRL1, a single window of DNA contains:
- a CDS encoding helix-turn-helix domain-containing protein, giving the protein MQSLPILDIEQFQQEGDLSSFYANNFTNHFKKNHKKILKAHKHNFYLVVMFTEGTGIHEIDFESYHIQPGSVFVMRPGQTHLWKFETAAKGYIFFHSRDFYESMGGYKSLNTFPFFLSKQNTPCIYLETSKTKEMAFLFKNIYEESLGKQVLKKQKIVSLIDLIYIELSRLVVNDNLHKALQSKNVISKILELEQLIDVHYKEKKSSKAYAEMMNISTKHLNRICKEAVGKTTTELIVERVILEAKRLLLYSGGNLNEIAWELGYYEYAHFSKFFKNNTGEAPSDFRKKYVDPGTVF; this is encoded by the coding sequence ATGCAAAGTTTACCCATATTGGATATTGAACAGTTTCAGCAAGAAGGCGACCTGAGTAGTTTTTATGCGAATAATTTTACAAACCACTTCAAAAAGAACCATAAAAAGATATTGAAAGCTCATAAACATAACTTTTATTTAGTAGTAATGTTTACAGAAGGAACTGGAATTCATGAAATTGATTTTGAATCTTATCATATACAACCAGGAAGTGTATTTGTAATGCGTCCAGGGCAAACACATTTATGGAAGTTTGAAACAGCCGCAAAAGGATATATTTTTTTTCATTCCAGAGATTTTTACGAGTCGATGGGAGGGTATAAAAGTCTGAATACATTTCCTTTTTTCTTATCGAAACAAAATACACCATGTATCTATCTTGAGACATCAAAGACAAAAGAGATGGCATTCTTATTTAAAAATATTTATGAGGAGAGTTTAGGGAAACAGGTTTTGAAAAAACAAAAAATAGTAAGTCTCATTGATTTGATTTATATCGAATTATCGAGATTGGTTGTGAATGATAACCTTCATAAAGCATTACAATCTAAAAATGTAATTTCAAAAATTTTGGAATTAGAACAGTTAATTGACGTGCATTATAAAGAAAAAAAATCATCCAAAGCATATGCAGAGATGATGAACATATCGACAAAACACCTAAATCGAATTTGCAAGGAGGCAGTAGGCAAGACAACGACAGAATTGATTGTGGAGAGAGTGATTCTTGAAGCAAAGCGATTGTTATTGTATTCAGGAGGGAATCTCAATGAGATAGCGTGGGAATTAGGATATTATGAATATGCCCATTTTTCTAAGTTTTTCAAAAATAACACAGGAGAAGCTCCCTCTGATTTTAGAAAAAAATATGTTGATCCAGGTACTGTATTTTAA
- a CDS encoding helix-turn-helix domain-containing protein, with product MGRYERKTEVKEDCGIEKTLQLISGKWKPAILSELMRSSTIRLKDVQKGLPEASKRSLTTQLGEMVTDDLLRKEVYEVYPKKTVYSLTEKGKALKEVFEVMNDYAKNFL from the coding sequence ATGGGGAGATATGAACGAAAAACAGAAGTAAAAGAAGATTGTGGAATTGAAAAAACTTTACAACTAATTTCCGGAAAGTGGAAACCAGCTATTTTAAGTGAATTGATGAGGAGTAGTACAATTCGCTTAAAAGATGTACAAAAAGGGTTGCCAGAAGCATCGAAACGCTCTCTGACGACACAATTAGGAGAAATGGTAACAGATGATTTATTGCGAAAAGAAGTATATGAAGTATACCCTAAAAAAACAGTCTATTCGCTAACAGAAAAAGGAAAAGCGTTAAAAGAGGTATTTGAGGTGATGAATGACTATGCTAAAAATTTTTTATAG
- a CDS encoding flavodoxin family protein has translation MLKKGIIIQGSANSKGNTNKAVVYFKDKTGFDFIDLKCKDIAPFDYEFKNKYDDFLPLIKDIAQQYEVIVFATPVYWYSMSGILKNFFDRISDCLMIEKETGRQFRGKKIGVISSSSDGQPIEGFEMPFRESANYLGMEYLGSAHTWVEEKELTIKAKERLTWLSEVTME, from the coding sequence ATGCTAAAAAAAGGAATTATTATTCAAGGAAGTGCTAATAGTAAGGGAAATACGAATAAGGCGGTTGTGTATTTTAAAGATAAAACAGGATTTGATTTTATAGATCTAAAATGTAAAGATATTGCCCCTTTTGATTATGAATTCAAAAATAAATACGACGATTTCCTCCCTTTAATCAAGGACATTGCTCAACAGTATGAGGTTATTGTATTTGCAACTCCGGTATATTGGTATTCGATGAGTGGGATACTGAAAAACTTCTTTGATAGAATTTCAGATTGTCTGATGATAGAAAAAGAAACAGGAAGACAATTCAGAGGTAAAAAAATAGGAGTGATTAGCAGTAGTTCAGATGGACAGCCTATAGAAGGTTTTGAAATGCCTTTTAGAGAATCGGCCAACTATTTGGGGATGGAATATTTAGGAAGTGCTCATACCTGGGTAGAAGAAAAAGAGCTTACTATAAAAGCAAAAGAAAGGCTAACCTGGTTGTCAGAAGTTACCATGGAGTAA
- a CDS encoding LexA family transcriptional regulator — translation MVEIDKKIKEIIAFLELNNHSFAKKIGVTSTTIDSITSGRLQTDGSRKRTKPGYDLLARIISEFNINPEYLFGKSTELIKHSTESPKTYDGIPQVVAVNQAGEENVVYVPIKARAGYLNGYGDTEYIETLPSFRMPHLTNGTYRCFEVQGNSMVRTFFDGDLVFGKYIENLSDIKDGRVYVIVSHNDGIILKRVINRIEERGKLILKSDNKDGNYPTYTINADEIMEVWYVTMFASKQMPEPVDVYDRLHDLESKIVFLEDKLKNNPTY, via the coding sequence ATGGTAGAAATAGATAAGAAAATAAAGGAAATCATTGCATTCTTAGAGCTTAATAATCATTCTTTTGCAAAGAAAATAGGCGTTACCAGCACTACCATTGACAGTATCACTTCTGGGAGATTACAGACTGACGGGTCTAGAAAAAGAACAAAACCTGGGTACGATTTATTAGCGCGTATTATTTCCGAATTCAATATCAATCCTGAGTATTTATTCGGCAAAAGCACTGAATTAATCAAACATAGCACAGAATCACCTAAAACATATGATGGAATCCCGCAAGTTGTAGCAGTAAACCAAGCTGGGGAAGAAAATGTCGTCTATGTACCAATAAAAGCAAGGGCTGGTTACCTGAATGGTTATGGGGATACTGAATATATCGAAACACTTCCTTCTTTTCGAATGCCTCATCTGACAAACGGAACATATCGCTGTTTCGAGGTACAGGGAAATTCAATGGTAAGAACATTCTTTGATGGGGATTTAGTTTTTGGAAAATACATAGAAAACTTAAGTGATATAAAAGATGGTCGTGTTTATGTTATTGTCAGTCACAATGATGGGATTATTCTCAAACGGGTTATTAACAGGATAGAAGAACGAGGTAAGCTAATTCTAAAATCTGATAATAAAGATGGGAATTATCCTACTTACACAATAAATGCAGATGAGATTATGGAGGTCTGGTATGTAACAATGTTCGCTTCCAAACAAATGCCTGAACCTGTAGATGTATATGATCGATTGCATGATCTGGAAAGCAAAATCGTATTCCTTGAAGACAAACTAAAGAATAATCCTACTTACTAA
- a CDS encoding phage holin family protein yields MDRVTHMIFWVLTILSPVNAVMITIVFLIVVDFITGSYASYKSKVPISSERIGNTISKFFIYNLVILASYFMEEHIVDEIPFLKIIAGFIALTEIKSIMENFNKIYGVNPFKALINLLKKSELKDAIESMSKDQKTK; encoded by the coding sequence ATGGATAGAGTAACACATATGATTTTTTGGGTGCTGACAATCTTATCTCCTGTTAATGCAGTAATGATAACCATCGTTTTCTTGATTGTTGTAGACTTTATAACAGGCTCTTATGCTTCTTATAAAAGCAAAGTACCAATCAGTAGTGAACGTATAGGAAATACAATTTCTAAATTTTTCATCTATAATCTGGTGATTTTAGCTTCCTATTTTATGGAAGAACACATCGTTGATGAGATTCCTTTTTTAAAAATTATAGCTGGTTTTATAGCCTTAACAGAAATTAAATCGATCATGGAAAACTTCAATAAGATATACGGAGTAAACCCTTTTAAAGCCTTAATAAATCTCTTAAAAAAAAGTGAGCTGAAAGATGCTATAGAAAGTATGTCTAAAGACCAGAAAACAAAATAA